A DNA window from Phoenix dactylifera cultivar Barhee BC4 chromosome 13, palm_55x_up_171113_PBpolish2nd_filt_p, whole genome shotgun sequence contains the following coding sequences:
- the LOC120112920 gene encoding 50S ribosomal protein L4, chloroplastic isoform X1, whose amino-acid sequence MPPPLPTISLSFSSSSIFLQPLQPRRRLSTSPSTLVKKSAVRSELATLPVLSFSGERVGEAFFDLKAAPLDTARAVVHRGLITDQQNARRGTASTLTRGEVRGGGKKPYPQKKTGRARRGSQRTPLRPGGGVVFGPKPRDWSIKINRKEKRLALSTAIASAAAADALVVEDFGDQFRGGPKTRDFVAAMRRWGLDPKKKSMFLMMEVPDNVRLSCRNIGTLKMLTPRTLNLFDVLNSEKLVFTKDSLDYLNAMYGDRGSSEEDDDEEEQVFVAVGGVQTFGTLNRVPYRACGRCNRMVPV is encoded by the exons ATGCCGCCACCGCTGCCGACCatatccctctccttctcctcctcctcaatCTTTCTCCAACCCCTCCAGCCTCGCCGCCGCCTCTCGACCTCCCCCTCAACCCTTGTAAAAAAATCGGCCGTCCGGTCTGAGCTCGCCACCCTCCCCGTCCTCTCCTTCTCCGGCGAGAGGGTCGGCGAGGCCTTCTTCGACCTCAAGGCCGCCCCTTTGGACACCGCCCGCGCCGTCGTCCACCGCGGCCTCATCACCGACCAGCAGAACGCTCGCCGCGGCACCGCCTCTACCCTCACCCGCGGCGAGGTCCGCGGCGGTGGCAAGAAGCCCTACCCCCAGAAGAAGACCGGCCGCGCCCGCCGCGGCTCCCAGCGCACCCCGCTCCGCCCCGGAGGCGGTGTCGTCTTTGGCCCCAAGCCCCGCGACTGGTCTATCAAGATTAACCGCAAGGAGAAGCGCCTCGCCCTCTCCACCGCCATCGccagcgccgccgccgccgacgcCCTCGTCGTGGAGGACTTCGGGGACCAGTTCCGAGGGGGCCCTAAGACCCGGGACTTCGTGGCGGCCATGAGGAGGTGGGGGCTGGACCCCAAGAAGAAGTCCATGTTCCTGATGATGGAGGTGCCGGACAACGTCCGCCTTTCCTGCAGGAACATCGGGACCCTCAAGATGCTCACGCCCAGGACGCTGAACCTGTTCGATGTCCTCAACTCGGAAAAGCTGGTCTTCACCAAGGACTCTCTCGACTATCTCAATGCTATGTACGGGGACAGAGGCAGCAGCGAAGAGGACGATGATGAGGAGGAACAAGTGTTTGTTGCAG TAGGGGGTGTACAAACATTTGGTACGTTGAACCGGGTTCCTTACCGGGCGTGCGGACgctgtaataggatggtaccagTATGA
- the LOC120112920 gene encoding 50S ribosomal protein L4, chloroplastic isoform X4 — MPPPLPTISLSFSSSSIFLQPLQPRRRLSTSPSTLVKKSAVRSELATLPVLSFSGERVGEAFFDLKAAPLDTARAVVHRGLITDQQNARRGTASTLTRGEVRGGGKKPYPQKKTGRARRGSQRTPLRPGGGVVFGPKPRDWSIKINRKEKRLALSTAIASAAAADALVVEDFGDQFRGGPKTRDFVAAMRRWGLDPKKKSMFLMMEVPDNVRLSCRNIGTLKMLTPRTLNLFDVLNSEKLVFTKDSLDYLNAMYGDRGSSEEDDDEEEQVFVAVYGT; from the exons ATGCCGCCACCGCTGCCGACCatatccctctccttctcctcctcctcaatCTTTCTCCAACCCCTCCAGCCTCGCCGCCGCCTCTCGACCTCCCCCTCAACCCTTGTAAAAAAATCGGCCGTCCGGTCTGAGCTCGCCACCCTCCCCGTCCTCTCCTTCTCCGGCGAGAGGGTCGGCGAGGCCTTCTTCGACCTCAAGGCCGCCCCTTTGGACACCGCCCGCGCCGTCGTCCACCGCGGCCTCATCACCGACCAGCAGAACGCTCGCCGCGGCACCGCCTCTACCCTCACCCGCGGCGAGGTCCGCGGCGGTGGCAAGAAGCCCTACCCCCAGAAGAAGACCGGCCGCGCCCGCCGCGGCTCCCAGCGCACCCCGCTCCGCCCCGGAGGCGGTGTCGTCTTTGGCCCCAAGCCCCGCGACTGGTCTATCAAGATTAACCGCAAGGAGAAGCGCCTCGCCCTCTCCACCGCCATCGccagcgccgccgccgccgacgcCCTCGTCGTGGAGGACTTCGGGGACCAGTTCCGAGGGGGCCCTAAGACCCGGGACTTCGTGGCGGCCATGAGGAGGTGGGGGCTGGACCCCAAGAAGAAGTCCATGTTCCTGATGATGGAGGTGCCGGACAACGTCCGCCTTTCCTGCAGGAACATCGGGACCCTCAAGATGCTCACGCCCAGGACGCTGAACCTGTTCGATGTCCTCAACTCGGAAAAGCTGGTCTTCACCAAGGACTCTCTCGACTATCTCAATGCTATGTACGGGGACAGAGGCAGCAGCGAAGAGGACGATGATGAGGAGGAACAAGTGTTTGTTGCAG TGTATGGTACTTGA
- the LOC120112920 gene encoding 50S ribosomal protein L4, chloroplastic isoform X3 produces the protein MPPPLPTISLSFSSSSIFLQPLQPRRRLSTSPSTLVKKSAVRSELATLPVLSFSGERVGEAFFDLKAAPLDTARAVVHRGLITDQQNARRGTASTLTRGEVRGGGKKPYPQKKTGRARRGSQRTPLRPGGGVVFGPKPRDWSIKINRKEKRLALSTAIASAAAADALVVEDFGDQFRGGPKTRDFVAAMRRWGLDPKKKSMFLMMEVPDNVRLSCRNIGTLKMLTPRTLNLFDVLNSEKLVFTKDSLDYLNAMYGDRGSSEEDDDEEEQVFVAGDEDNVGDESS, from the exons ATGCCGCCACCGCTGCCGACCatatccctctccttctcctcctcctcaatCTTTCTCCAACCCCTCCAGCCTCGCCGCCGCCTCTCGACCTCCCCCTCAACCCTTGTAAAAAAATCGGCCGTCCGGTCTGAGCTCGCCACCCTCCCCGTCCTCTCCTTCTCCGGCGAGAGGGTCGGCGAGGCCTTCTTCGACCTCAAGGCCGCCCCTTTGGACACCGCCCGCGCCGTCGTCCACCGCGGCCTCATCACCGACCAGCAGAACGCTCGCCGCGGCACCGCCTCTACCCTCACCCGCGGCGAGGTCCGCGGCGGTGGCAAGAAGCCCTACCCCCAGAAGAAGACCGGCCGCGCCCGCCGCGGCTCCCAGCGCACCCCGCTCCGCCCCGGAGGCGGTGTCGTCTTTGGCCCCAAGCCCCGCGACTGGTCTATCAAGATTAACCGCAAGGAGAAGCGCCTCGCCCTCTCCACCGCCATCGccagcgccgccgccgccgacgcCCTCGTCGTGGAGGACTTCGGGGACCAGTTCCGAGGGGGCCCTAAGACCCGGGACTTCGTGGCGGCCATGAGGAGGTGGGGGCTGGACCCCAAGAAGAAGTCCATGTTCCTGATGATGGAGGTGCCGGACAACGTCCGCCTTTCCTGCAGGAACATCGGGACCCTCAAGATGCTCACGCCCAGGACGCTGAACCTGTTCGATGTCCTCAACTCGGAAAAGCTGGTCTTCACCAAGGACTCTCTCGACTATCTCAATGCTATGTACGGGGACAGAGGCAGCAGCGAAGAGGACGATGATGAGGAGGAACAAGTGTTTGTTGCAG GAGATGAAGATAATGTAGGAGATGAAAGTTCGTGA
- the LOC120112920 gene encoding 50S ribosomal protein L4, chloroplastic isoform X2 translates to MPPPLPTISLSFSSSSIFLQPLQPRRRLSTSPSTLVKKSAVRSELATLPVLSFSGERVGEAFFDLKAAPLDTARAVVHRGLITDQQNARRGTASTLTRGEVRGGGKKPYPQKKTGRARRGSQRTPLRPGGGVVFGPKPRDWSIKINRKEKRLALSTAIASAAAADALVVEDFGDQFRGGPKTRDFVAAMRRWGLDPKKKSMFLMMEVPDNVRLSCRNIGTLKMLTPRTLNLFDVLNSEKLVFTKDSLDYLNAMYGDRGSSEEDDDEEEQVFVAVLSRFAKPRIRIELHVSD, encoded by the exons ATGCCGCCACCGCTGCCGACCatatccctctccttctcctcctcctcaatCTTTCTCCAACCCCTCCAGCCTCGCCGCCGCCTCTCGACCTCCCCCTCAACCCTTGTAAAAAAATCGGCCGTCCGGTCTGAGCTCGCCACCCTCCCCGTCCTCTCCTTCTCCGGCGAGAGGGTCGGCGAGGCCTTCTTCGACCTCAAGGCCGCCCCTTTGGACACCGCCCGCGCCGTCGTCCACCGCGGCCTCATCACCGACCAGCAGAACGCTCGCCGCGGCACCGCCTCTACCCTCACCCGCGGCGAGGTCCGCGGCGGTGGCAAGAAGCCCTACCCCCAGAAGAAGACCGGCCGCGCCCGCCGCGGCTCCCAGCGCACCCCGCTCCGCCCCGGAGGCGGTGTCGTCTTTGGCCCCAAGCCCCGCGACTGGTCTATCAAGATTAACCGCAAGGAGAAGCGCCTCGCCCTCTCCACCGCCATCGccagcgccgccgccgccgacgcCCTCGTCGTGGAGGACTTCGGGGACCAGTTCCGAGGGGGCCCTAAGACCCGGGACTTCGTGGCGGCCATGAGGAGGTGGGGGCTGGACCCCAAGAAGAAGTCCATGTTCCTGATGATGGAGGTGCCGGACAACGTCCGCCTTTCCTGCAGGAACATCGGGACCCTCAAGATGCTCACGCCCAGGACGCTGAACCTGTTCGATGTCCTCAACTCGGAAAAGCTGGTCTTCACCAAGGACTCTCTCGACTATCTCAATGCTATGTACGGGGACAGAGGCAGCAGCGAAGAGGACGATGATGAGGAGGAACAAGTGTTTGTTGCAG TCCTGAGCAG GTTTGCGAAACCACGCATTCGTATCGAACTGCATGTTTCGGACTGA